The Coraliomargarita parva sequence AACAGCCCGGACAAACCAACGCGACTGGTTCTGCTTACGCACGCAAACCAAGCGTGAGCATATCGCGGCGGCCATGCTCGACCGCCATGAAGGGGTTGAGGTCTTTTGTCCGCGCATCAGCCAGATCAAGAAAACCAAGGCGGGGAAGAAACGTTTTGTCGAAGCGCTTTTTCCGGGGTACATCTTTGCCCGTTTTTCATTCCGGGAGCATTACCGTCTGGTCATCCATACCCAGGGGGTCAGCCGCCTGGTCGAGAGCGGGACGCGCCGTGCCGTGCCGGACCGGGTGATACAGGAGTTAAAGGCAAGCCTGCCCGAGGAGGGCTTGCTTGAAGCCCCGGACCTCAGCATCAAGCCCGGAGCCGAGGTTGAATTCGTATCCGGCAGCCTGCAGGGGCTCAACGGGCGGGTCATCGCTCAACTCCCGTCGAGGGAGCGCATACAAATCTTGCTAGATTTCCTGGGACGTGAGATCACTGTAGCTGTCAGTGCTGAAGATATCATCCTAAGCCGCAAGGATTAAGCAAGTTCCGCCCGACCCGACCGCGCTCCACTACCTGATCCCAGACCACATGCCAGAAGCCTTCAAAACCGTCCGCATCCTCGGGATTGACTTCTACAACGACACTTTCGCCGCTGCCATTGAATGGACGCATGTATCCGGCGGATTGATCTTGGCACCTTCGGGGCCCGGTTTGGCCGACCTCGGCCGCAATCCACATTATGACCGAGCGCTTGAAATGGCAGACTTGAACTTGATCGACAGCGGCTACCTCGCGTTGCTCTGGAAACAATCCACCGGGCAGGATCTGGCACGCCATTCCGGACTGAAATTCATCAAGGCACTGACCGAAGATTCCCGGTTCAAATCGAATTCCAATCAGCTTTGGGTCTTGCCGGAGGCCTCACATATCCAGTCCACCAAGCGGTACCTGGATGGTATTGGTGTCCGGACAGAGGCGCACAACTATTACGAAGCCCCTTATTACCAGTCACAACCGGTCACGGATGACGTGTTGTTGGAGCGTGTCCGTTCCAGTCGCCCACAGTATATCATACTCTGCGTGGCCGGGGGGAAGCAGGAGGTTCTGGGGCATTGGTTGAGGGATCAACTCGACTATCGCCCTGCGATCATCTGTATTGGTGCCGCGATTGCCTTTCTCAGCGGGCAACAGGCTCGCATTCCACCCTGGGCTGACCGGATTTTCATCGGCTGGATGTTGCGGATATTGAGGAACCCCGGCACCTTTCTCCCGCGTTACTGGAAAGCCCGGAAATTGAGTCATCTGGTTCGTCGTTATGGTGCGGGTAAACCGGTCAAATCCGGGGCGGCAAGCAGTGGAGGCAACCAAA is a genomic window containing:
- a CDS encoding WecB/TagA/CpsF family glycosyltransferase — its product is MPEAFKTVRILGIDFYNDTFAAAIEWTHVSGGLILAPSGPGLADLGRNPHYDRALEMADLNLIDSGYLALLWKQSTGQDLARHSGLKFIKALTEDSRFKSNSNQLWVLPEASHIQSTKRYLDGIGVRTEAHNYYEAPYYQSQPVTDDVLLERVRSSRPQYIILCVAGGKQEVLGHWLRDQLDYRPAIICIGAAIAFLSGQQARIPPWADRIFIGWMLRILRNPGTFLPRYWKARKLSHLVRRYGAGKPVKSGAASSGGNQIA
- the nusG gene encoding transcription termination/antitermination protein NusG — protein: MESSAKGTARTNQRDWFCLRTQTKREHIAAAMLDRHEGVEVFCPRISQIKKTKAGKKRFVEALFPGYIFARFSFREHYRLVIHTQGVSRLVESGTRRAVPDRVIQELKASLPEEGLLEAPDLSIKPGAEVEFVSGSLQGLNGRVIAQLPSRERIQILLDFLGREITVAVSAEDIILSRKD